A region of Anopheles merus strain MAF unplaced genomic scaffold, AmerM5.1 LNR4000306, whole genome shotgun sequence DNA encodes the following proteins:
- the LOC121602120 gene encoding proliferating cell nuclear antigen: protein MFEARLNASHVLKKVLDAIKDLLNEATFDCSDSGIQLQAMDNSHVSLVSLSLRSDGFDKYRCDRNLSMGMNLANMAKIMKCANNDDTLTMKAQDNADTVTFMFESQNQEKVSDYEMKLMNLDQEHLGIPETDYACVVRMPAMEFARICRDLSQFGESVVISCTKEGVKFSASGDAGSANIKLAQTSTVDKEDESVIIEMQEPVTLTFACRYLNSFTKATPLCNQVQLSMSADVPLVVEYRIPDLGHIRYYLAPKIEDDEN, encoded by the exons ATGTTCGAAGCGCGACTGAATGCTAGCCACGTTCTAAAGAAGGTCCTGGATGCCATCAAGGATCTTCTGAACGAAGCCACATTCGATTGTAGCGATTCTGGCATTCAATTGCAAGCGATGGACAATTCCCACGTTTCCCTTGTATCGCTCTCGCTACGGTCCGACGGATTCGACAAGTACCGGTGTGACCGGAACTTGTCTATGGGAATGAACTTGGCCAACATGGCCAAAATTATGAAGTGTGCCAACAACGATGATACGTTGACGATGAAAGCTCAGGATAATGCCGACACTGTAACTTTTATGTTCGAATCACAGAACCAAGAAAAGGTGTCCGATTACGAAATGAAGCTAATGAATCTGGACCAGGAACACTTGGGCATTCCAGAAACGGATTATGCGTGCGTTGTTCGCATGCCAGCGATGGAGTTTGCACGCATCTGTCGTGATCTGTCGCAGTTCGGCGAGTCCGTTGTCATCTCCTGCACCAAAGAAG GTGTGAAATTCTCGGCATCCGGTGATGCGGGATCGGCTAACATAAAGCTGGCGCAAACCTCAACCGTGGATAAAGAGGATGAATCGGTCATTATCGAAATGCAGGAGCCTGTAACACTCACCTTTGCCTGCCGGTACCTGAACTCCTTTACAAAAGCAACGCCACTGTGCAACCAAGTGCAGCTGTCTATGTCGGCTGACGTACCATTGGTTGTTGAATACCGTATCCCAGACCTGGGCCACATCCGCTACTATTTAGCGCCTAAGATAGAAGATGATGAAAATTAA
- the LOC121602121 gene encoding DNA replication licensing factor Mcm6 yields the protein MDVADAHVGQLRVRDEVGVRCQKLFLDFLEEFKEDGEIKYLKTVENLVNPDRSTLEVSFEDVENYNQTLATAIIEEYYRIFPYLCQSVSNFVRDRTSLKKPKECYVSFVDVPTRHKVRELSTSKIGTLIRISGQVVRTHPVHPELVLGTFVCLDCQTEIRDVEQQFKFTNPTICRNPVCANRRRFMLEVDKSLFIDFQKVRIQETQAELPRGCIPRSVEVILRAEMVETVQAGDRYDFTGTLIVIPDVGALQLPGAKAEIGSRHKQGDNAAEGVRGLKALGMRDLNYKMAFLACSVQVTSSRFGGTDMPMSEVTSQIMKDQMTPAEWNKVYEMSRDPRLYQNLINSLFPSIYGNDEVKRGILLMLFGGVAKTTQEKTTLRGDINVCIVGDPSTAKSQFLKQVSDFSPRAVYTSGKASSAAGLTAAVVRDEESFDFVIEAGALMLADNGICCIDEFDKMDPHDQVAIHEAMEQQTISIAKAGVRATLNARTSILAAANPIGGRYDRSKSLQQNIQLTAPIMSRFDLFFILVDECNEVVDYAIARKIVDLHSHIEHSLDQVYSREDVLRYIMFARQFKPVIQPEAMALLVENYGHLRQRDTGTTGKSTWRITVRQLESMIRLSEAMAKMECSEEVTERHVKEAYRLLNKSIIRVEQPDIHLDEEEGEENENVMDIGEETPEDTPRTNETEENDQDTQAVAKKKLTLSFEEYKNLSNMLVIHMRNEESRMESEELDREGISKTELINWYLSQVEDQLESVEELMERKVLIEKVIDRLIYHDQVIIPLKQAKLGEADQDDAGDQDVLLVVHPNYIVES from the exons ATGGATGTTGCTGATGCACATGTTGGACAGCTTCGTGTCCGCGATGAAGTGGGAGTTCGGTGCCAAAAATTGTTCCTGGATTTCCTCGAAGA GTTTAAGGAGGATGGTGAAATCAAGTACCTGAAAACGGTGGAGAATCTTGTCAATCCGGACAGATCGACACTGGAGGTCAGTTTTGAGGATGTGGAAAATTACAACCAAACATTGGCCACCGCCATCATCGAGGAGTACTATCGAATTTTTCCGTATTTGTGTCAATCGGTGTCGAACTTCGTTCGCGACAGAACCAGCTTGAAAAAGCCCAAAGAATGTTACGTATCATTTGTTGACGTACCGACGCGCCACAAGGTTCGCGAATTAAGTACGTCGAAGATAGGAACGCTGATCCGCATTTCGGGACAGGTGGTACGCACGCATCCAGTGCATCCTGAGCTGGTGTTAGGAACGTTCGTCTGCCTTGATTGTCAGACGGAAATCCGAGACGTCGAGCAACAGTTTAAGTTTACAAATCCGACCATCTGCCGGAATCCAGTTTGCGCTAATCGCCGACGCTTCATGTTGGAGGTGGATAAATCGTTGTTTATTGACTTCCAAAAGGTGCGCATTCAAGAGACGCAAGCGGAACTTCCACGCGGATGCATCCCTCGTTCGGTTGAGGTGATTTTACGTGCGGAAATGGTAGAAACAGTACAGGCGGGAGATCGATATGATTTCACTGGTACGCTGATTGTGATTCCGGATGTTGGAGCACTGCAGTTGCCGGGTGCAAAAGCAGAAATAGGATCCCGCCACAAGCAGGGCGATAATGCTGCCGAAGGAGTGCGTGGATTGAAAGCACTGGGTATGCGAGATCTCAACTACAAGATGGCTTTTCTAGCCTGTTCAGTGCAGGTGACATCGTCTCGATTCGGGGGTACCGACATGCCAATGAGTGAAGTAACATCACAAATCATGAAGGACCAAATGACGCCAGCTGAATGGAACAAAGTGTATGAAATGTCGCGCGATCCTCGACTGTACCAGAACTTGATCAACAGTCTTTTTCCATCGATTTACGGCAACGACGAGGTGAAGCGTGGGATTTTATTGATGTTATTCGGTGGAGTAGCTAAAACTACGCAAGAAA AAACTACTCTTCGTGGTGACATCAACGTGTGCATTGTGGGCGATCCTAGTACGGCCAAGTCTCAATTCTTGAAACAAGTTTCGGACTTTTCCCCGCGTGCAGTGTACACATCGGGAAAAGCTTCGTCTGCTGCCGGTCTGACGGCGGCGGTAGTACGAGATGAGGAAAGCTTCGACTTTGTAATCGAAGCTGGAGCGCTTATGCTGGCCGACAATGGCATTTGTTGTATTGACGAGTTTGACAAGATGGATCCACATGATCAAGTCGCGATTCACGAAGCAATGGAGCAGCAGACAATCTCTATTGCTAAAGCAGGCGTCCGTGCTACATTGAATGCGCGTACATCCATCCTAGCCGCTGCCAACCCGATTGGTGGCAGGTACGACCGATCGAAATCGTTGCAGCAAAACATTCAACTGACTGCTCCGATTATGTCGCGTTTTGATCTGTTTTTCATTTTGGTAGACGAATGCAATGAGGTGGTAGATTATGCGATCGCAAGAAAGATTGTGGATCTGCATTCGCATATAGAACACTCGTTGGATCAAGTGTACTCGCGTGAGGACGTTCTGCGTTACATCATGTTTGCCCGTCAATTTAAACCAGTTATTCAGCCAGAGGCAATGGCACTGTTGGTCGAGAATTATGGCCATTTGCGGCAGCGAGATACCGGCACGACTGGCAAAAGCACTTGGCGAATTACTGTTCGCCAGCTTGAAAGTATGATTCGACTCAGCGAAGCAATGGCCAAAATGGAGTGCAGTGAAGAGGTAACTGAACGGCACGTAAAGGAAGCGTATCGGCTATTGAACAAATCGATCATTCGAGTTGAGCAACCGGACATTCATCTGGATGAAGAAGAAGGCGAAGAAAATGAGAACGTAATGGACATCGGTGAGGAAACGCCAGAAGATACTCCCAGAACGAACGAAACCGAAGAAAACGATCAGGATACGCAGGCAGTAGCCAAGAAGAAGCTGACCCTTTCCTTCGAAGAATACAAAAATCTGTCCAACATGCTGGTCATTCACATGCGCAACGAAGAGAGCCGCATGGAGTCGGAAGAGCTTGACCGGGAAGGAATTAGTAAGACCGAATTGATCAACTGGTACCTTAGTCAGGTTGAGGATCAATTGGAATCGGTTGAAGAGTTGATGGAGAGAAAGGTTTTGATTGAGAAGGTGATCGATCGACTAATTTATCAC GATCAAGTAATCATTCCTCTAAAACAGGCCAAACTGGGCGAAGCGGACCAAGACGATGCTGGGGATCAAGATGTATTGTTAGTGGTTCATCCTAATTACATTGTGGAAAGTTAA